Proteins encoded by one window of Danaus plexippus chromosome Z, MEX_DaPlex, whole genome shotgun sequence:
- the LOC116777889 gene encoding calpain-C isoform X2: MTDYERIKASCLQRGQLWEDPDFPAIQPSVFYHQVPPFKFEWKRAKELYQYPKFILDNTDSFDIVTGRLGDKWLLSCIGVLYLCKGLFYRVVPADQQIDSNYAGIFRFRLWWCGQWVEVLVDDRLPTVNGKLAFMHCSHSEQLWPALLEKAYAKMHGSYEALKYGNLLDGLADLTGGITESLNISDLADATALHNLMKTTSVVTAYRLPNAATHSVKSIESGMNYRLYNVERVDTSDGPVYLVRLGRPLTPGDTHITHFVLDQATWTHSIPLHERQRLTSITKGFWMLYNDFTSMFSRVEIVHLDLETSKAEASLSDKNKWLVKSHQGRWRKGVTAGGCRNHVNLFHMNPQIQIVLNDPDTVIISLNQHSIMEPKVIGFSIYKIPKSLTETASSLFFKKTKSSINSQYTNSRQVSERCHLEPGAYLVIPTTFEPRQEANFSLRVYSVKQLKLKVLDCAPQMLKAAILKAPPGFETSSFTQYESQFLQLADEHKTINAFELQELLEKCLPNDYIKSCATIETCRQIVLSLEKDGSGRITLSDFKDLICSLKHWQIVFRAHAPEKMSVLKIERFRDALRDVGFVIPERALSLLVLKYMRKDGMLRFGDFVSAVVLLHRAFLAEVGFDMLILG; encoded by the exons ATGACGGATTACGAGCGCATCAAGGCTAGCTGCCTCCAGCGCGGCCAGCTATGGGAGGACCCTGACTTCCCCGCTATCCAGCCATCCGTGTTCTACCATCAGGTGCCACCCTTCAAATTTGAGTGGAAGCGCGCCAAA GAACTATACCAGTATCCAAAGTTCATATTGGACAACACTGACAGCTTCGACATAGTTACAGGCAGACTTG GAGATAAATGGCTTTTATCGTGTATAGGAGTGCTATACCTGTGTAAAGGGCTCTTCTACAGAGTGGTTCCAGCCGATCAACAAATCGATTCTAACTACGCAGGTATTTTCAG GTTTCGTCTTTGGTGGTGTGGACAATGGGTTGAAGTTCTTGTTGACGATAGATTACCTACGGTTAACGGTAAATTAGCTTTCATGCATTGCAGTCACTCTGAGCAATTGTGGCCGGCTCTACTTGAAAAGGCATATGCAAA aATGCATGGTTCGTACGAAGCTCTAAAATACGGTAACTTACTGGATGGACTGGCAGATCTTACTGGAGGAATCACAGAATCCCTGAATATTTCTGACCTTGCCGATGCCACAGCTCTACACAACTTAATGAAGACTACGAGCGTTGTTACAGCTTACCGTTTACctaat GCCGCCACACATTCTGTGAAAAGCATTGAATCTGGAATGAATTACAGACTTTACAACGTGGAAAGG gtAGATACTTCTGATGGTCCAGTGTATTTAGTGCGATTGGGACGACCATTAACACCTGGTGATACGCACATTACTCATTTTGTTTTAGACCAAGCCAC atggACTCATTCTATTCCTCTACACGAACGTCAACGTTTGACATCTATAACAAAAGGTTTCTGGATGCTTTATAATGACTTCACTTCAATGTTTTCGCGTGTGGAAATAGTACATCTTGATCTAGAAACGAGCAAAGCGGAAGCATCTCTCTCAGATAAAAACAAATGGCTAGTAAAAAGTCACCAAGGAAGGTGGAGAAAGGGTGTCACTGCTGGTGGTTGTAGAAATCACGTTA ATCTGTTTCATATGAACCCACAAAtacaaattgtattaaatgatCCTGACACGGTGATTATATCACTCAATCAGCATAGTATTATGGAACCTAAAGTTATAGGATTCAGCATTTACAAAATACCTAAGAGCTTAACAGAAACAGCATcatcacttttttttaagaagacTAAAAGTTCGATTAATTCCCAATACACAAACAGTAGGCAAGTTAGTGAAAG ATGTCACTTAGAACCAGGTGCATACTTAGTAATACCCACGACTTTTGAACCTAGACAGGAagcaaatttttcattaagagTGTACTCTGTAAAGCAACTCAAACTGAAAGTATTAGATTGTGCCCCACAGATGTTAAAAGCAGCCATTTTAAAAGCACCTCCTGGGTTCGAAACTAGCAGTTTCACACAATATGAGTCACAATTTCTACAGCTGGCTGATGAACACAAAACTATAAATGCCTTCGAACTTCAAGAATTATTAGAAAAGTGCTTGCCAAATGATTACATAAAGAGCTGTGCAACAATCGAAACATGTAGACAAATCGTCTTATCATTGGAA AAAGATGGCTCTGGTCGTATAACACTATCTGATTTTAAAGATCTCATATGCAGCCTGAAGCACTGGCAGATTGTATTCCGAGCTCACGCTCCAGAGAAAATGAGCGTCCTCAAGATTGAAAGGTTTCGAGATGCACTTCGCGATGTCGGCTTTGTAATTCCAGAACGGGCATTGTCATTACTTGTATTGAAGTACATGAGAAAAGATGGCATGCTGAGATTTGGGGACTTTGTATCTGCAGTAGTTCTTCTCCATAGAGCGTTTC TGGCTGAAGTCGGCTTTGACATGTTGATATTGGGCTGA
- the LOC116777889 gene encoding calpain-C isoform X1: MTDYERIKASCLQRGQLWEDPDFPAIQPSVFYHQVPPFKFEWKRAKELYQYPKFILDNTDSFDIVTGRLGDKWLLSCIGVLYLCKGLFYRVVPADQQIDSNYAGIFRFRLWWCGQWVEVLVDDRLPTVNGKLAFMHCSHSEQLWPALLEKAYAKMHGSYEALKYGNLLDGLADLTGGITESLNISDLADATALHNLMKTTSVVTAYRLPNAATHSVKSIESGMNYRLYNVERVDTSDGPVYLVRLGRPLTPGDTHITHFVLDQATWTHSIPLHERQRLTSITKGFWMLYNDFTSMFSRVEIVHLDLETSKAEASLSDKNKWLVKSHQGRWRKGVTAGGCRNHVNLFHMNPQIQIVLNDPDTVIISLNQHSIMEPKVIGFSIYKIPKSLTETASSLFFKKTKSSINSQYTNSRQVSERCHLEPGAYLVIPTTFEPRQEANFSLRVYSVKQLKLKVLDCAPQMLKAAILKAPPGFETSSFTQYESQFLQLADEHKTINAFELQELLEKCLPNDYIKSCATIETCRQIVLSLEKDGSGRITLSDFKDLICSLKHWQIVFRAHAPEKMSVLKIERFRDALRDVGFVIPERALSLLVLKYMRKDGMLRFGDFVSAVVLLHRAFHMFFSNCSTSTNKVNLSFAEWLKSALTC, translated from the exons ATGACGGATTACGAGCGCATCAAGGCTAGCTGCCTCCAGCGCGGCCAGCTATGGGAGGACCCTGACTTCCCCGCTATCCAGCCATCCGTGTTCTACCATCAGGTGCCACCCTTCAAATTTGAGTGGAAGCGCGCCAAA GAACTATACCAGTATCCAAAGTTCATATTGGACAACACTGACAGCTTCGACATAGTTACAGGCAGACTTG GAGATAAATGGCTTTTATCGTGTATAGGAGTGCTATACCTGTGTAAAGGGCTCTTCTACAGAGTGGTTCCAGCCGATCAACAAATCGATTCTAACTACGCAGGTATTTTCAG GTTTCGTCTTTGGTGGTGTGGACAATGGGTTGAAGTTCTTGTTGACGATAGATTACCTACGGTTAACGGTAAATTAGCTTTCATGCATTGCAGTCACTCTGAGCAATTGTGGCCGGCTCTACTTGAAAAGGCATATGCAAA aATGCATGGTTCGTACGAAGCTCTAAAATACGGTAACTTACTGGATGGACTGGCAGATCTTACTGGAGGAATCACAGAATCCCTGAATATTTCTGACCTTGCCGATGCCACAGCTCTACACAACTTAATGAAGACTACGAGCGTTGTTACAGCTTACCGTTTACctaat GCCGCCACACATTCTGTGAAAAGCATTGAATCTGGAATGAATTACAGACTTTACAACGTGGAAAGG gtAGATACTTCTGATGGTCCAGTGTATTTAGTGCGATTGGGACGACCATTAACACCTGGTGATACGCACATTACTCATTTTGTTTTAGACCAAGCCAC atggACTCATTCTATTCCTCTACACGAACGTCAACGTTTGACATCTATAACAAAAGGTTTCTGGATGCTTTATAATGACTTCACTTCAATGTTTTCGCGTGTGGAAATAGTACATCTTGATCTAGAAACGAGCAAAGCGGAAGCATCTCTCTCAGATAAAAACAAATGGCTAGTAAAAAGTCACCAAGGAAGGTGGAGAAAGGGTGTCACTGCTGGTGGTTGTAGAAATCACGTTA ATCTGTTTCATATGAACCCACAAAtacaaattgtattaaatgatCCTGACACGGTGATTATATCACTCAATCAGCATAGTATTATGGAACCTAAAGTTATAGGATTCAGCATTTACAAAATACCTAAGAGCTTAACAGAAACAGCATcatcacttttttttaagaagacTAAAAGTTCGATTAATTCCCAATACACAAACAGTAGGCAAGTTAGTGAAAG ATGTCACTTAGAACCAGGTGCATACTTAGTAATACCCACGACTTTTGAACCTAGACAGGAagcaaatttttcattaagagTGTACTCTGTAAAGCAACTCAAACTGAAAGTATTAGATTGTGCCCCACAGATGTTAAAAGCAGCCATTTTAAAAGCACCTCCTGGGTTCGAAACTAGCAGTTTCACACAATATGAGTCACAATTTCTACAGCTGGCTGATGAACACAAAACTATAAATGCCTTCGAACTTCAAGAATTATTAGAAAAGTGCTTGCCAAATGATTACATAAAGAGCTGTGCAACAATCGAAACATGTAGACAAATCGTCTTATCATTGGAA AAAGATGGCTCTGGTCGTATAACACTATCTGATTTTAAAGATCTCATATGCAGCCTGAAGCACTGGCAGATTGTATTCCGAGCTCACGCTCCAGAGAAAATGAGCGTCCTCAAGATTGAAAGGTTTCGAGATGCACTTCGCGATGTCGGCTTTGTAATTCCAGAACGGGCATTGTCATTACTTGTATTGAAGTACATGAGAAAAGATGGCATGCTGAGATTTGGGGACTTTGTATCTGCAGTAGTTCTTCTCCATAGAGCGTTTC ATATGTTCTTCAGTAACTGCTCCACGAGTACaaacaaagtaaatttatctttCGCCGAG TGGCTGAAGTCGGCTTTGACATGTTGA